The nucleotide window CTGGGTGCCTTCCGGACGGGGGTGAGTCTGTTCCTCTGTTCCTCTGTTCCTCTGTTCCTCTGTTCCTCTGTTCCTCTGTTCCTCTGTTCCTCTgttccttttccttttgtGCCTCGTCGTGCTGACACATTCTTCGCCTTATACAGCGGGGCAGGGAATATGCACCATCGCGCGTATGATAGCCACTCGCATTCGCCAGCACAGGACGAGCGTGGACGTGATTCCAACAAGGGCGGAGTGCTCGGTAACGTCCTAAGGAGTTTTAGTCGTGCTGCCGGACGAGACAAGAGTAGCGAAGGTAGAGCCAAGGATTAGGTAGTATTTCCTTTTTTGTATttggtttttttttttgtttgaaTGTTGCCGGATTTACCTGGTCAATTTTATTTATATAGGTTTATGGGACGCCAAGTTTATTTTGTCATGTACATGTATGATTGGTATCATCTGCAGCAGTTGGTGATATACTTGTTGATGACAACTGGAAAAGGTTGACGTAAAAAGTCTCGTTACACTCTATATACCATAATAAAATAGTCGTAAACACCCTCGTTGCCCGTTTCGTTAATACATGATCATCTCTCTCCCGTGAACCCAGGGCCTAGAGCACCACACACTTgtgcttcttcttccttttcccacCTATCCTTTCTGTCGGCATCACCGACTCTTCACCTGCACCACCTTGTCTCCCCAACTTGATCTTCTTGACCAAACACTTGAACGCGGCCTCTACATTACTATTCGTCTTGGCGCTCACTTCAAAGAATTCACAGCCTAGCCGTTTGGCCAAACTGGCCCCTTCATCCGTTGATACTTCTCTGGAATGGAACATGTCCTTCTTGTTCCCCACAATCACGATCGGTACCCGTGCTGCCCACATCCCGCTCCCGCTCCCGCCCCCGCCCCTACTTCCACTTCCACTCCCATCTGTTGTTGATAAGCCATAGGGGTTGGAAGACGACGAAGGGAGGGGTAAACCCGATTCATCCTTGACGCGAAGGACTCGCTCGACTACATGCTCGACACGTTCAAATGTCGGTCGAGAGGTTATAGAGTACACGATCAGGAATCCTTCGCCTTCACGTATCCATTGGTCGCGCAGTGCCGTGTATTCCTCTACCCCCCAAAAAGTCAACGCAGTTTTGGGTCAACTCAATTATtaaatgatgatgatgatgatgatgggtGGTAAGGGAACAAGACGAAAAGACGTACCTTGTCCAGCAGTATCCAGAACTTCAAGTAAACAGGGCTGATCGTCTACAACCCATTGTTTGCGGTAACAATCTTCAATGGTAGGATCGTATGTCTAAACAAGTTGTCTCTGGTTAGCATGTAAAATACCGTATACCTTGCCCGAGCGTTTCTTGtaaaggagaaggagaaaagagaacCAACCTCGACGAAAGAAGACATGGTAAACTATTCCTCAGCAGTCAGCTTTTCatttttttctttttttcaAGAGGTAAGGTAAgggaggggggggggcGAAACTCACTTGGACTGTTATGGCAGTCTTACCGACACCTCCGTCGCCGAGGACAGTTATCTTAAAGAGCATTCGTACGGGGGGACCCTGTTTGGCATGAAAATGTCGGCGTCTTTTTCACTTTTATGGTTTGGATGTGGAGGAAACACAGAGCGAatgagagagagagaggacGAGACTCACCATCTTGGACTAtggagagaagaatggGCAGAATTGGATGACAGTGAAAAAACAAGTGAACGCCTGCAAACTGGAGTATCGAACAGTAAATCGGCTTGTTGTGCTCAAAGAACGCAACGCAAACGTCTGGTGGCTCGTGCGCGCTTCACGTCGTCGCAGACCTCCACCACACAACTTCAGCCCGCAATCCAATCACGCGTCCCGTCCGTTCACCGTGTCGTCCTTGAATCGCAAAAAAACACCCGCAACGTTTTATGCAATATACACCTATTTTTAATGCGCCACACACACATAACCGAGTGGGGATGAATTACACTCAATTCACGTTCACGTCACAAACAAAAGTGCAACTGTACAGTATTCACAAAACGGGAAAATAAAAATGTCTCCATCACCTAGGCTAAAAACCCTAAACAACCACCTTAAGCAGCGTGGAGAATCTCGAGGAACTCCTTGCCAGCAGCGCCAGGAACAGACTTCTTGACGGAGCCCTTGGCCTTTCGCTGGGAAGCGAGGAGCTCCTGTCGTCGGAGGGTCTTGGCGTAAGGGTTGAGTCGGAAGAGGACAGCCTTGTTTCGGAGAGGGTTCTTCTTCTGGGTGAAGGGCCCTGTACACAAATTAGTCAGATACGGTCACACACGCAAAAAATGTAATGCAGAAAACGTACTCTTCTGGACGGCCTGACCGGCGGGTCGGACGACAGACTGGATCTCGTCAGAGTTGATGAGACGGGTGACGTCAGCAGTAGAGATCTTGGCGGTAGGGAGGCTAGTAAAATTGTTAGTTTGATAATATGGCAGTATCGCGCACAAATAAAAACCCACTTGAAGCCAGACTTCTTCTCGTAGACAGAGTCGAGGGCGGCAATGGCAGACTCGGTCCAGATGATGAATCGACCAACGTGACCACCAGGGGCGAGCTGGAGGAGGTTGAGGGACTCAACGGGGCAGGTCTCGACACCGGGGACGTTCTTGAAAGCCCTGACGATACCCTCGTCCTTGGCGTAGACGACGAGGGGACCCCTCCTCTGCCTGTACCTCCTGTTCCTCATCTTACCCTTACCGGCCCTGATCTTCCTAGAGTTGGAAACCTTGGAGATGTCGGGGTAGGCAGCGACAGTCTTGAGGAGCTCGACGGCAGCCTTGGTCTTGTCGGTGGACTcgatggaagaagagaggacGAGGGGGACCTCCTGGATCTGCTCGATCCTGTGGCCTCGGGCGAGGACAAGAGAGGGGAGAGCAGAGGCAGCGAGGGCGGAAGCAACGGCGTATCGTCGCTGGTTCTGGTTCACCTTGACGTGCCACTTCCTCCAGGTCTTGGTAGGGGCGAACATTCGACCGCCTCGGCACATGTTACCGAAAGCGGCCTGGCCAGATCGCTGGGTACCACCACCGCCAACACGGGGGATACGGGCAACGGCACGACCGGTACCCCAAGACTCGGCAGAGGTCTGGTGACCGGCGTTCTCAGCAACGGCGTAAGCCTGTCGACGGTTCTTGGCGATAGACtctgttttttttttttaatgTGGTCAGAGACATTGCCCGTTTTGCCCTCTCCTACATCTCCTCGAGTGACTCACTGTGGACCTGCTGGACGACGTCAAGCCTGATGGGGGCGGTGAAGACGGCGGGGAGGGGGAGAGAGCCAGAGGACTCGCCGGTGGCAGACCAGACGGTGACGGTGGGACGAGCGGCCATTTTGATGTTTTGTGGTGTCGAACACTTGACGGATGAGGAGGAGCGAGAAATCCATAACGCTTTCCAATTTTCCCTACAGACGCATCCGGCATTATCCCCGGCGTTTCGATCAGGTGTATGTGGCGAGGAAACGGTGTCCCGATCTGTGCTGCGCCCACATGGCGTGGCGGTGATGTCCGCAGTCCGGCTCCTTGCTACGCGTCATGGCGAACACGTCTTTGTCCTTTTCGTTTATCTTTGTTGTGCGGTGGTAACTATTACTCGCATCCTATATCTTGACCAACTATCCCCAGATGCACAGGGGCATACCATCCCCTCCAGCAATACGCAGACACACAGCCACACAACACACGCCCTGGGAGAACAGAGTGCCTCCCTCATCCTACGGTTCGGCACGCCCACACAGCGCTCTTCTCGAATCAACACCACACGACGACGCAGAGCTCCCGCTCTACAAGGACACCAACATGGAGCTCAAGAGACGCTTCGAAGAGAAGCAACCGGTACATTTAGAGCAGCCCGTCGTGGACGACGATCAGGGCAAGTGGGGAAAGGGTTACGGTGCGGGACCAGGTATCGGCGGCAGAAGAGGTCTGCCGCCAAGACAGAGAATACCGGGATGGGTACGTCCCTTTATCCTATTTTTAGCTTACTCTGACACTGCGCAGAAAGGTATCGTGCTGGAACACGAAGAATGGGTATGGGCAGGGGTCTACACCCTGCTGAGTATGATTACACGATTTTGGCGCATCGGTGCTGCCAATTACGTCGTCTGGGACGAGGCGCATTTTGGAAAGTTTGGGACACACTATATCAATCGTGATTTCTACTTTGATGTCCACCCTCCACTCGGCAAGATGCTCGTCGGTCTTGCAGGTTTGCTGTCAGGCTACCAGGGCAACTTTGAATTCAAGTCGGGTGTTGCGTACCCGGAAGATGTACCGTATACGGCGATGAGAGTAATGCTGGCGAGCTTTGGTGTGGCTCTCGTACCACTTGCCTGGTTTACTTCTGGAGAGATGGGATGGAGTAGGTGGACCAGACATTGGGTGACCATTTGTGTATTGTGTGGTGAGTAGCACCACCCATCTTTTTCTGTGCTGACCGACTTCTCCAGACATTGGATGGCTTTGTATTTCCCGATTTATTCTCCTCGACTCCATGCTTTTGTTTTTCACCTTTACTACCACCCTTGGCCTAGTCAAATTCCGTAATCAACGACACGCCCCATTTAGCGATGATTGGTGGATCTGGCTTGTCTTTACGGGATGGTCGATAGGCTGTGTGTGTAGTGTCAAGTGGGTGGGAATGTTTATCACCGCGCTTGTCGGCCTTTACACTATTGAGGATTTGTGGGAAAAGTTTGGTGACCTCTCCATGCCCATTGTAAGTATTATTTGTTCAACTCAAAAAAACCCCATACTTAAGACGCCAAAAGCGCACGTACATCACCCACTGGATTGCCCGAATCGCTTGTCTCATAATCCTTCCCTTCATCGTCTACGCCTCGTGCTTCAAGATGCATTTCCTCATCCTTAACCGATCCGGCCCCGGTGACGCCCAGATGtcttccctcttccaaGCCCATTTGCGTGGTAACGACTTTGCCGAGTCTCCTCTGGAAATCGCCTACGGCAGTACCGTCACCTTGAAAAACTACGGCTATGGCGGTGGTTTGCTGCACTCGCACGTACAGACCTTGCCCGTGGGAAGTCTTCAGCAACAGATTACGTGTTATCACTACAAGGACGAGAATAACAACTGGCAGATCGTACCTCCCTGGGGCGCCGATCCTGTTGACCCAGACGGACCCATTAGATTCTTGAAGGACGGTGATGAAATCCGACTTGTGCATACCCAAACTGGACGAAATATGCATTCACACGCTATCGCTGCGCCAGTCACCAAGGAGAGCTGGGAAGTTTCTGGGTATGGTAATCTTACCATTGGCGACGCCAACGATCTTTGGGTTATCGAGGTCGTCGATGATACCCACACATCCAAGAAGGATAACGAAAATGGTCGTATCCACTCGTTGACCACGCGGATGAGACTCAAGCACCGCGAATTAAATTGTTACCTTCGTGCCGCCAATGCCGTCCTGCCTCAATGGGGTTTCAAACAGGTAGAAGTCTCGTGTACAAAGGAGAACAACCCAAAGGATTTACACACGTACTGGAACGTCGAGTCTCACTGGAACGGGCGATGTAAGTgttttctttctttttctaaaaaaaaataaaaataaaaatCACCGAAGTTGTTGCATAACGGCTGATGCCATTATAGTGCCCCCTGGTAACGCCAAACTGTACAAATCGCCCTTCTGGCGGGACTTTGTCCACCTCAACGTCGCCATGTGGACATCCAACAATGCTCTCATTCCCGACCCTGATAAGGAAGACATTCTCGCTTCCGAGCCATTCGACTGGCCATTCCTCCACCTCGGTCTTCGCATGTGCGGCTGGGGCGATCACCAAATCAAGTTTTACCTCCTTGGTACACCTATCATCTGGTGGTTCTCAACCGTCAGCTTGGCGATTGGTTTGGGCTTGGCTGCTTGGTATGTGGCGAGGATGCAGAGGGGATACAAGGAGTGGAAAGCGGGAGAATGGGATCATTGGCTTTGGGCAGGTAAGGTGGCGTTTGGTGGCTGGGCTTTGCATTTCTGTGAGTCATTCATCATTTACTTGAGCGCGGCGTGACATAAGATATGTGACTGAATGAGATTGTTAGTCCCCTTTTTGATTATGGGTCGAGTTACATATCTTCACCATTATGTGGGTCctccctctctttcttctccccgTGGTTATTCACTGACAGCTGTAAACAGCTTCCCACATTATACTTTGCTGTTCTCATGGCCGGCCATATCCTTGaccacttcttcttcgcctctCCCACTCGCTCACACACTAAAAAGCTCATTTGGTTTACCGTCTGGGCAGGAGTGGTGATACTGAGTTTCTGGTGGTTCAAGGACCTCGCTCTAGGTATCTATGGTAACGTGAACAACCACTGGGGTTGGGGATGGAGGTCCTCTTGGAATATCTACAACTGAGCGTGACACGGACACAAAACGAGAGAGGCggagggagaaggaagaatgGGCGAATTGCCAAATCCGAAAAGATACTAAATAGAGCCGCTACGATTCCATGTGTTTACTTGCATTATTATGAAATCATCATGAACCCATTTCATCGTACCACATGAGTATTTGTATAATATAACAACAGAGCTATTGATTCAACACCCACATCTCGAATATGTACTTGACTCCCTTTTCCTCGACTTCTTCTTCGATATCCCACCCGATCCATTCTCTAAACTCTTTGAGAGAAGCTTTTTTCCAGACTTTGGTCCCGTCAGGTTTTGTGTGTGCCGCAAAGTCTTCAAGATATGCGTCGCATTTAAAAGGAGAAAGGATTCGAGTGAGGAGAATACGGTCGATCAGAGGTtgagagaaagaaggaggcATGGGAGTCGAAGAGTCGAGAGAGGGAACGGTAGACGGGAGGAGAGAGGTAGTGTACAAGGTTGAGCCGCCAATGAGAAATATACGCGGTGAATTACCGCTTTGGGTAGTAGAAGATAAGGAGGAGAGGGCAGAGGGTATGGAAGTATAGGCCGCTGAATTTTCCGCAGCTCCCCTGTGTACATTATTCAGTGCCATATTCCAAAACGAGGTAGGGGGGAAGAGCCGTACAGATCCACGCCTTTAGCTGAGATGACCACGTTCCGACGGTTCTTCAAGGGCCTGAATCTGGAAGGGATGGATTCCCATGTCTTGCGGCCCATGATAACTACATTCTGTTCATTGGGATCTGATGAAGGTGTTTCACCGGTGGTAACTATTATACTTGATCAGCATCCTCCAGCAATAATAGGAGGCAAAATACGTCATACCTCGAGCAAAGTACTTCATTTCGCCTGGTAATCTCCATGGCAAGCCACCGTTGAGACCGATGCCATTCTCAGCTGTGGCTGCGACGATGGCTGTTATGCTAGGAGTATAAGGCTTTGCTGTGGTTGACATTGCACGGAGGGCGTTAAGGAGTGGTCGCATACACCGTTGCTGAGAAGGAGTTGTAGAGTTGGCTTTGCAAG belongs to Cryptococcus gattii WM276 chromosome I, complete sequence and includes:
- a CDS encoding Ras2 protein, putative (Similar to TIGR gene model, INSD accession AAW45918.1), which codes for MLFKITVLGDGGVGKTAITVQFTMSSFVETYDPTIEDCYRKQWVVDDQPCLLEVLDTAGQEEYTALRDQWIREGEGFLIVYSITSRPTFERVEHVVERVLRVKDESGLPLPSSSSNPYGLSTTDGSGSGSRGGGGSGSGMWAARVPIVIVGNKKDMFHSREVSTDEGASLAKRLGCEFFEVSAKTNSNVEAAFKCLVKKIKLGRQGGAGEESVMPTERIGGKRKKKHKCVVL
- a CDS encoding 60s ribosomal protein L4-B, putative (Similar to TIGR gene model, INSD accession AAW45847.1); the protein is MAARPTVTVWSATGESSGSLPLPAVFTAPIRLDVVQQVHKSIAKNRRQAYAVAENAGHQTSAESWGTGRAVARIPRVGGGGTQRSGQAAFGNMCRGGRMFAPTKTWRKWHVKVNQNQRRYAVASALAASALPSLVLARGHRIEQIQEVPLVLSSSIESTDKTKAAVELLKTVAAYPDISKVSNSRKIRAGKGKMRNRRYRQRRGPLVVYAKDEGIVRAFKNVPGVETCPVESLNLLQLAPGGHVGRFIIWTESAIAALDSVYEKKSGFNLPTAKISTADVTRLINSDEIQSVVRPAGQAVQKRPFTQKKNPLRNKAVLFRLNPYAKTLRRQELLASQRKAKGSVKKSVPGAAGKEFLEILHAA
- a CDS encoding Dolichyl-phosphate-mannose-protein mannosyltransferase, putative (Similar to TIGR gene model, INSD accession AAW45848.1), whose product is MHRGIPSPPAIRRHTATQHTPWENRVPPSSYGSARPHSALLESTPHDDAELPLYKDTNMELKRRFEEKQPVHLEQPVVDDDQGKWGKGYGAGPGIGGRRGLPPRQRIPGWKGIVLEHEEWVWAGVYTLLSMITRFWRIGAANYVVWDEAHFGKFGTHYINRDFYFDVHPPLGKMLVGLAGLLSGYQGNFEFKSGVAYPEDVPYTAMRVMLASFGVALVPLAWFTSGEMGWSRWTRHWVTICVLCDIGWLCISRFILLDSMLLFFTFTTTLGLVKFRNQRHAPFSDDWWIWLVFTGWSIGCVCSVKWVGMFITALVGLYTIEDLWEKFGDLSMPIRTYITHWIARIACLIILPFIVYASCFKMHFLILNRSGPGDAQMSSLFQAHLRGNDFAESPLEIAYGSTVTLKNYGYGGGLLHSHVQTLPVGSLQQQITCYHYKDENNNWQIVPPWGADPVDPDGPIRFLKDGDEIRLVHTQTGRNMHSHAIAAPVTKESWEVSGYGNLTIGDANDLWVIEVVDDTHTSKKDNENGRIHSLTTRMRLKHRELNCYLRAANAVLPQWGFKQVEVSCTKENNPKDLHTYWNVESHWNGRLPPGNAKLYKSPFWRDFVHLNVAMWTSNNALIPDPDKEDILASEPFDWPFLHLGLRMCGWGDHQIKFYLLGTPIIWWFSTVSLAIGLGLAAWYVARMQRGYKEWKAGEWDHWLWAGKVAFGGWALHFFPFLIMGRVTYLHHYLPTLYFAVLMAGHILDHFFFASPTRSHTKKLIWFTVWAGVVILSFWWFKDLALGIYGNVNNHWGWGWRSSWNIYN
- a CDS encoding dihydrofolate reductase, putative (Similar to TIGR gene model, INSD accession AAW45849.1), with the protein product MRPLLNALRAMSTTAKPYTPSITAIVAATAENGIGLNGGLPWRLPGEMKYFARVTTGETPSSDPNEQNVVIMGRKTWESIPSRFRPLKNRRNVVISAKGVDLGAAENSAAYTSIPSALSSLSSTTQSGNSPRIFLIGGSTLYTTSLLPSTVPSLDSSTPMPPSFSQPLIDRILLTRILSPFKCDAYLEDFAAHTKPDGTKVWKKASLKEFREWIGWDIEEEVEEKGVKYIFEMWVLNQ